A part of Drosophila bipectinata strain 14024-0381.07 chromosome 3L, DbipHiC1v2, whole genome shotgun sequence genomic DNA contains:
- the LOC108132682 gene encoding cuticle protein 67-like has protein sequence MISDKFKFPSRKHQNKTTINMFKSAVVILAIVACAAAKPGLLGAPLAYTAPLAYSAPLAYTAPAAVVAAPAPVVTATSSQVIARNYNGIAAAPVVAQVAAPVIAKYATAPLATPVAASLAAPLTYTSPLAYNAPLHYASAAAPVLI, from the exons ATGATATCAGACAAGTTCAAGTTTCCGAGCCGCAAACATCAAAACAAAACCACCATCAACATGTTCAAATCC GCTGTTGTCATCCTCGCTATTGTCGCCTGTGCCGCTGCCAAGCCAGGACTCCTGGGAGCTCCTCTAGCCTACACTGCGCCTCTGGCCTACTCCGCTCCTCTGGCCTACACCGCTCCTGCCGCCGTGGTTGCTGCTCCTGCCCCAGTTGTGACTGCTACCAGCAGCCAGGTAATCGCCAGGAACTATAATGGAATCGCTGCTGCTCCAGTTGTCGCCCAGGTGGCAGCTCCCGTGATCGCCAAGTACGCCACAGCTCCTTTGGCTACTCCTGTCGCTGCTTCCCTTGCCGCTCCCCTCACATACACTTCTCCTCTGGCGTACAATGCTCCATTGCACTATGCCTCAGCCGCCGCCCCTGTTCTTATTTAA
- the LOC108132681 gene encoding cuticle protein 16.5-like: MFKYAVVVLAIVACAAAKPGLLGAPLAYTAPLAYSAPLAYPAPAAVVAAPAPVVTATSSQVIARNYNGIAAAPVVAPVAAPVIAKYAAAPIAARLAAPVATPFAAPLIAKYAAAPLAAPLAYSSPLLL; this comes from the exons ATGTTCAAATAC GCCGTTGTTGTCCTCGCCATCGTTGCCTGTGCTGCTGCCAAGCCAGGACTTCTGGGAGCTCCTCTGGCCTACACTGCGCCCTTGGCTTACTCCGCACCCCTGGCTTACCCCGCTCCTGCCGCCGTGGTTGCTGCTCCTGCCCCAGTTGTCACCGCCACCAGCAGCCAGGTGATCGCCAGGAACTACAACGGAATCGCAGCTGCTCCAGTTGTTGCCCCAGTGGCAGCTCCAGTGATCGCCAAGTACGCCGCTGCTCCGATTGCTGCTCGCCTGGCTGCTCCTGTGGCTACTCCTTTTGCTGCTCCACTTATTGCCAAATACGCCGCAGCTCCCCTGGCTGCCCCTCTCGCTTACTCCTCTCCACTGCTGCTGTAA
- the ms(3)76Ba gene encoding uncharacterized protein ms(3)76Ba isoform X2 has protein sequence MFNPIPNKYSIGGVVLNFGLDEDSPTHVIPDWKHRQPTSTHRVVKPRRLPTKFKDKPPPKPRKTIKKPAIKKTIKKSSGRDIEWDWLMDQKFRPISPIRRSILDHLLDLPSSQDLVDIYMKAKRDSVPISKAEWPICLVGGQHNVDQSIVVPEPAKEPEKEPEKEPEKEPEKEPEKEPEKEPEKEDASKDTLDPAGEELFDWEEWDMQRHIESHNKQREKVVEMPMSSMEIGPDEARALREWIKTERLTEPLSDINDFDFLLNVAKDYPKRHNLLYNIFNPNIKRNVVRQVRKQLPPKEPVDPIMPIYPVMKVVPMMYIPDIKPEPMDDDDVVPGATVPFMSDVTLPFVKREPNEDGYKLPVEDYRPERPIILDVKDIGPVPPKPQDEGAIQEWLQKCSVTVSQQLQAIINAENRSMPQQSSTAPEAVDFETAISMEKLKAPSEGNQANKRNPIPENGWQNSFRVRLEDFEDIIDQNMTEFRDPHAKKLRTQWDQQFGCKSAENLRRSLILPPLPAHLDKCLSKIRILRRPTKRKVEDLRLRIEMRFCKMFCTLHLNRNIILKAAVNRLDNSIYSTDIDVIQKRFVATQIAWIWSNGTMMIINSRGPNMLAETQRELMFKLTGQINFKATPAHKLLHLRLVSVAYYPWGIGLTPFSDAYSLGSEPLQSDMHYVYYVDKTMPGVAARVHESGMIHVFAMTTAEADKMLQKLYLITANYRILEPKKEPKNN, from the coding sequence ATGTTTAACCCAATTCCAAATAAATACTCCATTGGCGGTGTGGTGCTCAATTTTGGCCTCGACGAGGACTCGCCTACGCATGTTATACCCGACTGGAAGCATAGGCAACCGACAAGCACTCATCGGGTGGTAAAGCCTCGTCGCTTGCCAACCAAGTTTAAGGATAAACCGCCTCCAAAGCCACGCAAGACCATAAAAAAACCAGCGATCAAGAAAACCATTAAAAAGTCGAGTGGTCGAGACATCGAGTGGGATTGGCTGATGGACCAGAAGTTTCGTCCCATTTCGCCGATACGAAGATCAATTTTAGATCACTTACTGGATCTTCCTAGCTCACAAGACCTTGTGGATATCTACATGAAGGCAAAAAGAGATTCGGTACCCATTTCCAAAGCGGAATGGCCAATTTGTTTAGTGGGTGGTCAGCACAACGTCGATCAATCAATCGTGGTGCCTGAGCCTGCGAAGGAGCCTGAGAAGGAGCCTGAGAAGGAGCCTGAGAAGGAACCTGAGAAGGAGCCTGAGAAGGAGCCTGAGAAAGAGCCTGAGAAGGAGGACGCCTCAAAGGACACTTTGGATCCTGCAGGTGAGGAATTATTCGATTGGGAGGAATGGGATATGCAAAGGCATATAGAGAGCCACAACAAGCAAAGAGAAAAGGTTGTGGAAATGCCAATGAGTTCTATGGAGATCGGGCCGGATGAGGCCCGTGCCTTGAGGGAATGGATCAAAACGGAGAGGCTAACCGAACCCTTAAGCGACATAAATGATTtcgattttcttttaaatgtcGCCAAGGACTATCCCAAACGCCATAATCTTctgtataatatttttaacccCAACATTAAAAGAAATGTTGTAAGGCAGGTCAGAAAACAACTTCCTCCGAAAGAACCCGTGGATCCAATTATGCCCATATACCCAGTAATGAAAGTAGTACCCATGATGTACATTCCGGATATCAAACCGGAACCAATGGATGATGACGACGTTGTGCCTGGAGCTACTGTACCATTTATGTCTGATGTTACTTTGCCATTTGTCAAAAGGGAACCAAATGAAGATGGGTATAAGCTACCTGTTGAGGACTACAGACCAGAACGACCCATCATTTTGGATGTCAAGGATATAGGACCGGTGCCGCCCAAGCCGCAGGACGAGGGTGCCATCCAGGAATGGTTGCAGAAGTGCAGCGTTACTGTTTCGCAGCAGCTGCAGGCGATTATCAATGCCGAGAATAGGTCTATGCCCCAGCAAAGCTCCACAGCACCGGAAGCCGTCGACTTTGAGACTGCCATTAGCATGGAGAAGCTAAAAGCCCCCTCTGAAGGAAATCAAGCAAATAAACGGAATCCTATTCCAGAGAATGGCTGGCAAAATAGCTTCCGAGTGCGTCTCGAGGACTTTGAGGACATCATCGATCAAAATATGACAGAGTTCAGGGATCCGCATGCCAAGAAACTGCGCACTCAGTGGGACCAGCAGTTTGGCTGCAAGTCCGCCGAGAACTTGAGGCGCTCCTTGATCCTGCCACCGCTCCCAGCGCACTTGGATAAATGTCTCTCGAAGATCAGGATTCTTCGACGTCCCACTAAACGCAAAGTGGAGGACCTCCGTCTACGCATCGAGATGAGATTCTGCAAGATGTTCTGTACTCTACATTTAAACCGAAACATTATCCTTAAAGCAGCTGTCAATCGGCTGGATAATTCTATCTATAGCACCGACATCGATGTGATCCAAAAGCGTTTTGTGGCCACCCAGATAGCCTGGATTTGGTCCAATGGCACCATGATGATCATCAATAGTAGGGGCCCGAACATGCTGGCCGAAACCCAACGGGAGCTAATGTTTAAGCTAACGGGTCAGATTAATTTCAAGGCCACACCGGCCCACAAGCTGCTCCATTTGCGCCTCGTGTCGGTAGCCTATTATCCCTGGGGGATCGGTCTTACTCCATTCAGCGACGCATACTCCTTGGGCTCGGAGCCTCTCCAGTCCGACATGCACTATGTCTACTATGTAGACAAGACAATGCCTGGAGTGGCTGCCCGGGTCCACGAGTCGGGAATGATCCACGTTTTTGCCATGACCACCGCGGAGGCAGACAAAATGCTCCAAAAACTTTACCTTATTACAGCCAATTATCGGATACTCGAACCCAAAAAAGAGcccaaaaataattaa
- the ms(3)76Ba gene encoding titin isoform X1, whose product MPRPRKVKPEPKPVPDKPKTIEPIILDLSESESDADEEYIKNLFNEEVLKELDLEDKKKAELADEYEDDEGPSIFAIKPSVEKKPKRKYTKRSKTSSSPKNAVEYDCLLKPKEEPVDTYINPILCAPMFNPIPNKYSIGGVVLNFGLDEDSPTHVIPDWKHRQPTSTHRVVKPRRLPTKFKDKPPPKPRKTIKKPAIKKTIKKSSGRDIEWDWLMDQKFRPISPIRRSILDHLLDLPSSQDLVDIYMKAKRDSVPISKAEWPICLVGGQHNVDQSIVVPEPAKEPEKEPEKEPEKEPEKEPEKEPEKEPEKEDASKDTLDPAGEELFDWEEWDMQRHIESHNKQREKVVEMPMSSMEIGPDEARALREWIKTERLTEPLSDINDFDFLLNVAKDYPKRHNLLYNIFNPNIKRNVVRQVRKQLPPKEPVDPIMPIYPVMKVVPMMYIPDIKPEPMDDDDVVPGATVPFMSDVTLPFVKREPNEDGYKLPVEDYRPERPIILDVKDIGPVPPKPQDEGAIQEWLQKCSVTVSQQLQAIINAENRSMPQQSSTAPEAVDFETAISMEKLKAPSEGNQANKRNPIPENGWQNSFRVRLEDFEDIIDQNMTEFRDPHAKKLRTQWDQQFGCKSAENLRRSLILPPLPAHLDKCLSKIRILRRPTKRKVEDLRLRIEMRFCKMFCTLHLNRNIILKAAVNRLDNSIYSTDIDVIQKRFVATQIAWIWSNGTMMIINSRGPNMLAETQRELMFKLTGQINFKATPAHKLLHLRLVSVAYYPWGIGLTPFSDAYSLGSEPLQSDMHYVYYVDKTMPGVAARVHESGMIHVFAMTTAEADKMLQKLYLITANYRILEPKKEPKNN is encoded by the exons ATGCCGCGTCCAAGAAAAGTCAAGCCGGAACCAAAGCCCGTGCCTGATAAACCGAAAACCATTGAACCCATTATCCTGGACCTTTCGGAGTCCGAATCTGACGCAGATGAAGAGTACATAAAGAATTTGTTTAATGAAGAGGTCCTCAAGGAGTTGGACTTGGAAGATAAAAAGAAGGCCGAATTAGCGGATGAATATGAAGACGATGAAGGGCCATCCATTTTTGCAATAAAACCATCGGTTGAGAAGAAACCCAAACGAAAGTACACTAAGAGAAGCAAAACAAGCTCAAGCCCGAAAAATGCTGTCGAATATGATTG CCTACTGAAGCCCAAAGAAGAGCCAGTAGATACCTACATAAACCCCATACTTTG TGCCCCAATGTTTAACCCAATTCCAAATAAATACTCCATTGGCGGTGTGGTGCTCAATTTTGGCCTCGACGAGGACTCGCCTACGCATGTTATACCCGACTGGAAGCATAGGCAACCGACAAGCACTCATCGGGTGGTAAAGCCTCGTCGCTTGCCAACCAAGTTTAAGGATAAACCGCCTCCAAAGCCACGCAAGACCATAAAAAAACCAGCGATCAAGAAAACCATTAAAAAGTCGAGTGGTCGAGACATCGAGTGGGATTGGCTGATGGACCAGAAGTTTCGTCCCATTTCGCCGATACGAAGATCAATTTTAGATCACTTACTGGATCTTCCTAGCTCACAAGACCTTGTGGATATCTACATGAAGGCAAAAAGAGATTCGGTACCCATTTCCAAAGCGGAATGGCCAATTTGTTTAGTGGGTGGTCAGCACAACGTCGATCAATCAATCGTGGTGCCTGAGCCTGCGAAGGAGCCTGAGAAGGAGCCTGAGAAGGAGCCTGAGAAGGAACCTGAGAAGGAGCCTGAGAAGGAGCCTGAGAAAGAGCCTGAGAAGGAGGACGCCTCAAAGGACACTTTGGATCCTGCAGGTGAGGAATTATTCGATTGGGAGGAATGGGATATGCAAAGGCATATAGAGAGCCACAACAAGCAAAGAGAAAAGGTTGTGGAAATGCCAATGAGTTCTATGGAGATCGGGCCGGATGAGGCCCGTGCCTTGAGGGAATGGATCAAAACGGAGAGGCTAACCGAACCCTTAAGCGACATAAATGATTtcgattttcttttaaatgtcGCCAAGGACTATCCCAAACGCCATAATCTTctgtataatatttttaacccCAACATTAAAAGAAATGTTGTAAGGCAGGTCAGAAAACAACTTCCTCCGAAAGAACCCGTGGATCCAATTATGCCCATATACCCAGTAATGAAAGTAGTACCCATGATGTACATTCCGGATATCAAACCGGAACCAATGGATGATGACGACGTTGTGCCTGGAGCTACTGTACCATTTATGTCTGATGTTACTTTGCCATTTGTCAAAAGGGAACCAAATGAAGATGGGTATAAGCTACCTGTTGAGGACTACAGACCAGAACGACCCATCATTTTGGATGTCAAGGATATAGGACCGGTGCCGCCCAAGCCGCAGGACGAGGGTGCCATCCAGGAATGGTTGCAGAAGTGCAGCGTTACTGTTTCGCAGCAGCTGCAGGCGATTATCAATGCCGAGAATAGGTCTATGCCCCAGCAAAGCTCCACAGCACCGGAAGCCGTCGACTTTGAGACTGCCATTAGCATGGAGAAGCTAAAAGCCCCCTCTGAAGGAAATCAAGCAAATAAACGGAATCCTATTCCAGAGAATGGCTGGCAAAATAGCTTCCGAGTGCGTCTCGAGGACTTTGAGGACATCATCGATCAAAATATGACAGAGTTCAGGGATCCGCATGCCAAGAAACTGCGCACTCAGTGGGACCAGCAGTTTGGCTGCAAGTCCGCCGAGAACTTGAGGCGCTCCTTGATCCTGCCACCGCTCCCAGCGCACTTGGATAAATGTCTCTCGAAGATCAGGATTCTTCGACGTCCCACTAAACGCAAAGTGGAGGACCTCCGTCTACGCATCGAGATGAGATTCTGCAAGATGTTCTGTACTCTACATTTAAACCGAAACATTATCCTTAAAGCAGCTGTCAATCGGCTGGATAATTCTATCTATAGCACCGACATCGATGTGATCCAAAAGCGTTTTGTGGCCACCCAGATAGCCTGGATTTGGTCCAATGGCACCATGATGATCATCAATAGTAGGGGCCCGAACATGCTGGCCGAAACCCAACGGGAGCTAATGTTTAAGCTAACGGGTCAGATTAATTTCAAGGCCACACCGGCCCACAAGCTGCTCCATTTGCGCCTCGTGTCGGTAGCCTATTATCCCTGGGGGATCGGTCTTACTCCATTCAGCGACGCATACTCCTTGGGCTCGGAGCCTCTCCAGTCCGACATGCACTATGTCTACTATGTAGACAAGACAATGCCTGGAGTGGCTGCCCGGGTCCACGAGTCGGGAATGATCCACGTTTTTGCCATGACCACCGCGGAGGCAGACAAAATGCTCCAAAAACTTTACCTTATTACAGCCAATTATCGGATACTCGAACCCAAAAAAGAGcccaaaaataattaa
- the brv1 gene encoding polycystin-2-like protein 2, whose product MVQAKDSNAIFFLTFFIIAACVFCICKFSGFSHETVKVNKMMIVFMAVCLVQIVIVVPIRFAIIALDLALWPAHHATITTDATARVETLMGNLRRELQSLKSQLMISERHRYEKLNVKYRMITAELLIFGRLFLVMLIFVLVIFDNLLYYNNTITKDLFERNHSGTVGLSNVFVLPKIYPFLETSIIKAFTDQSDSGGAAPWAHAEGTKMLGLARLRQLRALDRHVGLEDLEFDEKDYSEGWKLPYARESYTDKFWKIHQPWVMRESTVMDHILFRINHYGHFMSYPESIGYQNTLSDSRNKSLIIMRYLKRKNWLDRNTSALFIDFTLYNADGNVFSVCTLWLEQFPFGSSVTHMEVDSVVFVERMRDFSAFGMAVLFIFLICWLQFAKLFFVKVWFEPSRLRNIWTKLDAITLTLSVLLVAAMARRDKLVAKMIRELENSVNVEFVDFHRPLRFNDVVYVILGFTVALITMRLWRVMQFARSFQLFNKTLSRAGGTLISTFIVTVIFMMSIGTSAVITNGNFSPTVANLKAGIISVTCFSFGYSIALRDFIVCGRWLGIVLYAVLGFVVKALLLNMIMSMLERHLADAKTQRDRKNIHRITYWEFLRVEYADAINFIMKLFHWKRGYKRNNRTVAQNIRRKLYNRERIGPKAQMQKHLSLTFRSREPVDQKLHQLLYRERIERTLVVHAILRTQMELLERLKFGDEDGNLSDREEVDIDEEEMDPDPDPPPPSSTYQWPQGIIIN is encoded by the coding sequence ATGGTCCAAGCAAAAGATAGTAATGCTATATTCTTCCTAACGTTCTTCATAATAGCTGCGTGTGTCTTCTGCATTTGTAAGTTCTCGGGATTTTCGCACGAGACTGTCAAGGTGAACAAGATGATGATAGTGTTTATGGCGGTGTGCCTGGTCCAGATCGTGATTGTAGTACCCATTCGATTTGCCATTATAGCACTCGATTTAGCCCTGTGGCCAGCCCATCATGCTACCATAACGACCGATGCCACTGCCAGAGTCGAGACTTTGATGGGAAACTTGCGCAGAGAGCTCCAGAGTTTAAAAAGTCAATTGATGATCTCGGAAAGGCATCGGTATGAGAAGCTCAACGTGAAATACAGAATGATTACTGCAGAGCTGCTAATCTTTGGAAGATTATTTTTGGTCATGCTCATCTTCGTATTAGTCATCTTTGATAATCTGCTCTACTATAACAACACAATTACCAAGGATCTCTTTGAACGTAATCATAGTGGCACGGTTGGGTTGTCCAACGTGTTCGTCCTGCCCAAAATATACCCTTTTCTTGAGACCTCCATAATAAAGGCGTTCACGGATCAGTCAGATAGCGGTGGAGCAGCTCCTTGGGCCCATGCTGAGGGTACAAAAATGCTGGGCTTGGCGAGATTGCGGCAGTTGAGAGCCCTTGACCGGCATGTGGGCTTGGAAGATCTCGAATTCGATGAGAAGGACTACTCCGAGGGCTGGAAACTGCCATATGCAAGGGAATCCTATACGGACAAGTTCTGGAAAATTCATCAGCCCTGGGTGATGCGCGAGTCCACTGTGATGGACCACATCTTGTTTCGGATCAACCATTACGGTCACTTCATGAGCTATCCCGAGTCGATCGGATACCAGAACACCCTGTCAGATAGCCGGAACAAGAGTCTGATAATTATGAGGTACCTGAAGAGGAAGAACTGGCTGGATCGAAACACGTCTGCGTTGTTCATTGACTTTACCCTGTACAATGCGGATGGGAATGTCTTCAGCGTGTGCACACTGTGGCTGGAGCAGTTCCCCTTCGGGTCGAGTGTCACCCATATGGAGGTGGACAGTGTCGTTTTCGTGGAAAGGATGCGTGACTTCTCGGCTTTTGGCATGGCTGTCTTGTTTATATTTCTGATCTGCTGGCTGCAATTTGCCAAATTGTTTTTCGTCAAGGTCTGGTTCGAGCCGTCCCGGTTGCGCAACATTTGGACCAAGCTGGATGCGATAACCTTGACGCTCAGTGTCCTGCTTGTGGCAGCCATGGCGAGGCGGGATAAGTTGGTCGCCAAGATGATCCGTGAACTGGAAAATTCGGTGAATGTTGAGTTTGTAGACTTTCACAGGCCACTCCGGTTCAACGATGTGGTGTACGTTATATTGGGCTTTACGGTGGCCCTGATCACTATGCGTCTGTGGCGAGTGATGCAGTTTGCGAGGTCATTTCAGCTGTTCAACAAAACCCTCAGCCGGGCCGGAGGCACCTTGATCTCCACCTTTATCGTGACTGTCATTTTCATGATGTCTATCGGCACCTCAGCAGTCATCACGAATGGCAACTTTTCACCGACCGTTGCCAACCTGAAGGCGGGTATTATTTCAGTGACCTGCTTTTCTTTCGGCTACAGTATTGCCCTGCGCGATTTCATAGTTTGCGGCAGATGGCTCGGGATTGTACTTTACGCCGTACTAGGGTTTGTGGTGAAAGCACTGCTCCTTAATATGATTATGTCTATGCTGGAGCGACATCTGGCCGATGCCAAGACCCAAAGGGATCGCAAGAACATTCACCGCATAACTTACTGGGAATTCTTACGAGTGGAATACGCGGATGCCATCAACTTTATCATGAAACTGTTCCACTGGAAAAGGGGCTACAAGCGGAACAATCGCACAGTGGCGCAGAACATCCGGCGGAAGCTATACAACCGGGAAAGGATCGGCCCCAAGGCGCAGATGCAAAAGCATCTGTCGTTGACCTTTCGATCCAGAGAGCCGGTGGACCAAAAATTGCACCAGTTACTGTACCGGGAACGCATCGAAAGGACTTTGGTGGTGCATGCCATTTTGAGGACCCAAATGGAATTGTTGGAAAGGTTAAAGTTCGGAGATGAGGACGGCAATTTATCGGATAGGGAGGAGGTGGATATAGATGAGGAAGAAATGGATCCCGATCCGGACCCACCACCGCCATCATCAACATACCAATGGCCCCAgggaataataataaattaa